One region of Epilithonimonas zeae genomic DNA includes:
- the paaD gene encoding 1,2-phenylacetyl-CoA epoxidase subunit PaaD: protein MIVTEEHIWQILEEVPDPEVPVLNLLDLGIIRDVNLNEDEIEIVVTPTYSGCPATSMINIAIKMKLIEKGFNNIKITNRLSPAWTTDWMTEEGKQKLKAYGIAPPVYSKNNDELFSKTDEVECPLCGSKHTHLVSQFGSTACKALYQCDDCREPFDYFKCH, encoded by the coding sequence ATGATAGTCACAGAAGAACATATCTGGCAAATCTTAGAAGAAGTTCCTGACCCGGAAGTTCCTGTTCTCAATCTCCTAGATTTGGGAATCATTCGTGATGTGAATCTCAATGAAGATGAAATCGAAATTGTCGTTACACCAACTTATTCCGGTTGTCCGGCAACCTCGATGATTAATATTGCGATTAAAATGAAGCTGATTGAAAAAGGTTTCAATAACATTAAAATCACCAATCGGCTAAGCCCGGCCTGGACCACCGATTGGATGACAGAAGAAGGAAAACAAAAACTAAAAGCTTACGGCATTGCACCACCTGTTTACTCAAAAAATAATGACGAATTATTTTCAAAAACAGATGAGGTCGAGTGTCCGCTTTGTGGCTCTAAACATACCCATTTAGTCAGTCAATTTGGTTCCACAGCCTGCAAAGCATTATATCAATGTGATGATTGCAGAGAGCCTTTTGATTATTTTAAATGTCATTAA
- a CDS encoding 3-hydroxyacyl-CoA dehydrogenase NAD-binding domain-containing protein, whose product MKIGIVGSGAMGSGIAQVLATAGNQVLLYDSNPIAVEIAGQNLDVQFQKLAEKGKLTYEEAETYFDNIRLSDKLSELKDSELIIEAIIEDLEIKKDLFQKLESLVFEDCILATNTSSLSIASIASACQKPSRVIGIHFFNPAPLMALVEIIPAVQTDKDLISKTKSLVEGWKKLPVIAKDTPGFIVNRVARLFYGEAIRILEEGIADCATIDFAMASLGGFKMGPFQLMDFIGHDVNYRVTESVFKEFFFDPRFKPSFTQKRLFEAGFFGKKTGRGFYDYSENSEQPKPNDNPELLESIFKRILVMLMNEAADAYFLNIASAEDIDLAMTKGVNYPKGLLHWADEYGLENLEKELDNLYDYYHEDRYRCSPIIRDLVKQNRKFYN is encoded by the coding sequence ATGAAAATAGGAATAGTTGGTAGCGGAGCTATGGGGAGCGGAATTGCACAGGTTTTGGCAACAGCCGGAAATCAGGTTTTGTTGTATGACAGCAATCCAATAGCCGTAGAAATAGCGGGGCAAAATCTTGACGTTCAGTTTCAGAAATTAGCAGAAAAAGGAAAATTGACTTATGAAGAGGCGGAAACATATTTCGATAATATCCGATTGAGCGATAAGTTATCTGAACTGAAAGACTCAGAGTTAATAATCGAAGCGATTATAGAAGATTTGGAAATCAAGAAAGATTTGTTCCAAAAGTTGGAAAGTCTTGTTTTCGAAGATTGCATTCTGGCAACCAACACTTCATCTTTATCTATAGCATCCATTGCGTCGGCTTGTCAAAAACCAAGTCGTGTGATTGGAATCCACTTTTTCAATCCTGCGCCTCTGATGGCTTTGGTAGAAATTATTCCCGCAGTTCAAACGGATAAAGATTTAATTTCAAAAACTAAAAGCTTAGTAGAAGGCTGGAAAAAACTTCCGGTAATTGCGAAAGATACGCCCGGATTCATCGTCAATCGTGTGGCAAGATTATTTTACGGCGAAGCAATCCGAATTTTAGAAGAAGGCATTGCCGACTGTGCAACGATTGATTTTGCAATGGCCAGTTTGGGTGGATTCAAAATGGGACCATTTCAATTGATGGATTTTATTGGTCACGATGTGAATTACCGAGTGACGGAAAGTGTCTTCAAAGAATTTTTCTTTGATCCGAGATTCAAACCGTCATTCACTCAAAAACGATTATTCGAAGCGGGATTTTTCGGGAAAAAGACGGGAAGAGGTTTTTATGATTACTCTGAAAATTCTGAACAACCAAAACCAAATGACAATCCGGAATTATTAGAATCGATTTTCAAAAGAATCTTAGTAATGCTGATGAACGAAGCTGCAGATGCTTATTTCTTAAATATTGCTTCCGCAGAAGACATCGATTTGGCAATGACAAAAGGTGTCAATTATCCAAAAGGATTATTGCATTGGGCGGATGAATATGGATTAGAAAATCTTGAAAAAGAATTAGATAATCTTTATGATTATTACCACGAAGACCGCTACAGATGCAGTCCAATCATTAGAGATTTAGTAAAACAAAATAGAAAATTCTATAATTAA
- the pcaF gene encoding 3-oxoadipyl-CoA thiolase, giving the protein MNNVYIIDGVRTPIGKLKGSLSSVRPDDMAAFVIKKLLERNPNIDQSRIYDVVLGCANQAGEDNRNIARMSALLSGLDYHVPGETVNRLCASGLSAAINAARAIQVGDAGLMISGGVENMTRGPLVISKSESPFGGDAKIYDTTFGWRFINPKMKEMYGVDAMGETAENLAERDQISREDQDLFAFNSQQKAKFAQENGRLSQEIVGVNIPQRKGDDLIFDKDEFPKNDTTLEGLSKLRTAFKKDGTVTAGNASGLNDGAAVNLLASDNAIKEFELIPKARIVSSAVVGVEPKFMGIGPVKAAELALQKAGLTFDDIDVIELNEAFAAQSLACIRAWNLDDNDPRINPNGGAIALGHPLGMSGARILNSAMYELQNQNKKYALATMCVGLGQGFAVIIEKV; this is encoded by the coding sequence ATGAATAACGTATATATAATAGACGGTGTCCGAACACCAATCGGAAAACTGAAAGGAAGTTTATCTTCCGTTCGTCCCGATGATATGGCGGCTTTTGTCATCAAAAAATTATTGGAAAGAAATCCAAACATTGACCAAAGCAGAATTTATGATGTTGTGTTAGGCTGTGCCAACCAAGCTGGCGAAGATAACAGAAACATCGCAAGAATGTCGGCTTTATTGTCTGGTTTGGATTATCACGTTCCTGGTGAAACGGTCAACAGGCTTTGTGCTTCCGGTTTATCTGCTGCAATTAATGCGGCGAGAGCAATTCAGGTTGGCGACGCCGGTTTGATGATTTCGGGTGGTGTTGAAAATATGACACGTGGACCATTAGTGATTTCCAAATCTGAAAGTCCTTTTGGTGGCGATGCAAAAATTTATGATACGACTTTCGGCTGGCGTTTCATCAATCCGAAAATGAAAGAAATGTACGGCGTTGATGCAATGGGCGAAACGGCTGAAAACCTGGCTGAACGTGACCAAATTTCCAGAGAAGACCAGGATTTGTTTGCTTTTAATTCTCAACAAAAAGCAAAATTTGCTCAGGAAAACGGAAGATTGTCTCAAGAAATTGTTGGCGTTAATATTCCTCAAAGAAAAGGCGACGATTTGATTTTCGATAAAGACGAATTTCCGAAAAATGATACCACTTTGGAAGGCTTATCAAAATTAAGAACGGCTTTTAAAAAAGATGGAACAGTCACTGCGGGAAACGCTTCCGGATTAAATGACGGTGCAGCGGTAAACTTATTAGCATCAGACAACGCCATTAAAGAATTTGAATTGATACCAAAAGCAAGAATCGTTTCAAGTGCTGTTGTTGGTGTTGAGCCAAAGTTTATGGGAATTGGCCCGGTAAAAGCAGCAGAATTGGCATTGCAAAAAGCAGGATTAACCTTTGATGATATCGATGTTATTGAACTGAATGAAGCATTTGCTGCACAAAGTTTAGCGTGCATCAGAGCTTGGAATTTAGATGATAACGACCCGAGAATAAACCCGAACGGCGGCGCCATTGCGCTTGGGCATCCGCTGGGAATGAGTGGCGCAAGAATCCTGAATTCTGCAATGTATGAATTACAAAATCAAAATAAAAAATATGCGCTGGCAACAATGTGTGTTGGTTTGGGACAAGGTTTTGCGGTGATTATTGAGAAAGTTTAG
- the paaZ gene encoding phenylacetic acid degradation bifunctional protein PaaZ yields the protein MQLENYALGKWIKGEGEGQALYNSINGELVATATSKGLDFGEMMDYARKIGGPALRKLTFQERGLMLKKLAFHLIEKKDIFYKVSWATGATKADSWVDIEGGIGNLFSNASLRRQFPDLPYYIDGDSVKLSKEGTFIGHHICTPKHGVAIHINAFNFPVWGMLEKIAVNLLAGVPAIVKPATATSFLTEVVVKEIIASQILPEGSLQLICGSANGILDNVTMEDVVTFTGSASTGKMLKAHPKIIEESVPFNLEADSLNAMVLGEDAKPGTAEFDLFIKEATREMTTKAGQKCTAVRRLLVPADLVEDVQIALGQRLSTVVIGDPNVEGVRMGALANKDQVKEVSEKVQELAKTQEIVFGNLDNFEVKGADKNKGAFISPILFLNSDPFKYTDCHNIEAFGPVSTIIPYNNLDEAIELARMGKGSLCCSVVTADDDFARDFVIGAASMHGRILILNSDCAKESTGHGSPLPMLIHGGPGRAGGGEEMGGKRGVLHYMQRTAIQGSPTTLTHITQQYQYGGKQWEDNIHPFRKHFEELKIGETYITAKHTVTESDITNFANVSGDNFYAHMDTTSLEGTIFEGRVAHGYFILSKAAGLFVDPRKGPVLLNYGLDECRFVKPVYPGMTIGVKFTCKEKINQEKRDEEDIAKGIVRWLVDVYDETGETVAIATILTMVKKLNQE from the coding sequence ATGCAACTAGAAAATTACGCGCTCGGAAAATGGATAAAAGGAGAAGGAGAAGGGCAGGCTTTATATAATTCTATCAATGGAGAATTGGTGGCAACAGCAACTTCCAAAGGTTTGGATTTTGGTGAAATGATGGATTATGCCAGAAAAATCGGCGGTCCAGCACTTAGAAAACTGACGTTTCAGGAAAGAGGGCTGATGTTGAAGAAACTCGCTTTTCATTTGATAGAAAAGAAAGATATTTTCTACAAAGTCAGTTGGGCAACGGGCGCAACCAAAGCAGATTCCTGGGTAGATATCGAAGGCGGGATTGGAAACCTATTCTCGAATGCATCGCTGAGAAGGCAATTTCCGGACTTACCTTATTATATTGATGGCGATTCAGTGAAACTTTCGAAGGAAGGAACTTTTATCGGTCATCATATTTGTACACCGAAACACGGTGTTGCGATTCATATTAATGCCTTTAATTTTCCGGTTTGGGGAATGCTGGAGAAAATTGCAGTCAATCTTTTGGCTGGCGTTCCGGCAATCGTAAAACCTGCGACAGCAACAAGTTTTCTCACCGAAGTCGTCGTAAAAGAAATTATCGCTTCACAAATTTTACCGGAAGGAAGTCTTCAATTGATTTGCGGCTCAGCCAACGGAATATTGGATAATGTGACAATGGAAGATGTTGTGACGTTTACAGGTTCTGCTTCTACTGGAAAAATGCTGAAAGCGCATCCAAAAATTATTGAAGAATCGGTTCCTTTTAATTTGGAAGCAGACTCTTTGAACGCAATGGTTTTAGGAGAGGATGCAAAACCGGGAACTGCTGAATTCGATTTGTTCATCAAAGAAGCAACCCGCGAAATGACCACCAAAGCCGGACAAAAATGTACGGCAGTCAGACGATTATTAGTTCCTGCAGATTTGGTTGAAGATGTTCAGATTGCGCTTGGACAAAGGCTTTCAACGGTTGTCATCGGAGATCCGAATGTGGAAGGTGTGAGAATGGGTGCTTTGGCGAATAAAGATCAGGTAAAAGAAGTTTCCGAAAAAGTTCAGGAATTAGCCAAAACTCAGGAAATCGTTTTTGGAAATCTCGATAATTTTGAGGTGAAAGGCGCGGACAAAAACAAAGGCGCATTCATTTCTCCGATTTTATTCCTTAATTCTGACCCATTTAAATATACAGATTGTCATAACATCGAAGCTTTCGGACCTGTGAGTACAATTATTCCATATAATAATCTCGACGAAGCGATTGAGTTGGCAAGAATGGGAAAAGGTTCGCTTTGTTGTTCAGTTGTGACGGCTGATGACGATTTTGCAAGAGATTTTGTTATCGGAGCTGCATCGATGCACGGACGAATTCTGATTCTCAATTCCGATTGTGCGAAAGAAAGTACAGGTCACGGTTCGCCTTTGCCAATGCTGATTCACGGAGGTCCGGGAAGAGCCGGCGGTGGCGAGGAAATGGGCGGAAAGCGAGGTGTTCTTCATTATATGCAACGTACGGCGATTCAGGGCTCTCCAACGACTTTGACGCACATTACTCAGCAATATCAATACGGTGGAAAACAATGGGAAGATAATATTCATCCTTTCAGAAAACATTTTGAAGAACTGAAAATCGGCGAAACTTATATCACTGCGAAACACACGGTTACAGAATCTGATATTACGAATTTTGCTAATGTTTCCGGTGATAATTTCTATGCGCATATGGATACAACGTCTTTGGAAGGAACGATATTCGAAGGCAGGGTTGCTCACGGCTATTTCATTTTGAGCAAAGCCGCGGGATTATTTGTTGACCCAAGAAAAGGTCCTGTTCTACTGAATTATGGTTTGGACGAATGTCGTTTTGTAAAGCCTGTTTATCCAGGAATGACGATTGGTGTGAAATTTACCTGCAAAGAAAAAATTAATCAGGAAAAACGTGACGAAGAAGATATCGCCAAAGGAATCGTGCGATGGCTAGTCGATGTTTATGATGAGACTGGAGAGACTGTCGCAATTGCTACGATTTTGACAATGGTAAAAAAACTGAATCAAGAATAA
- a CDS encoding enoyl-CoA hydratase/isomerase family protein, whose product MEAYVTSTIQNGIGTIEFFHPQSNSMPSSQLKNLVEEINDLSKNDEVKVIILKSGGEKAFCAGASFDELISIKDFETGKTFFSGFANVINAMRKSSKLIIARIHGKAVGGGVGIACAADYTFATENASVKLSELAVGIGPFVIGPVVEKKIGTSSFAQLAINATEFYSAEWAQEKSMYQDVYETPEEMDAEIQILAEKLANSNPEAMSQLKEIFWEGTEHWDDLLAERAGISGNLVLSDFTVNAINSFKNK is encoded by the coding sequence ATGGAAGCATACGTAACATCAACCATACAAAACGGAATAGGAACTATTGAGTTTTTTCATCCGCAAAGCAACTCGATGCCGAGTTCTCAACTTAAAAATCTGGTAGAAGAAATTAATGACCTCAGTAAAAATGATGAGGTCAAAGTTATTATTCTGAAAAGTGGAGGCGAAAAAGCATTCTGTGCAGGTGCATCTTTCGATGAATTGATCTCCATCAAAGATTTTGAAACTGGGAAAACATTCTTTTCTGGCTTTGCCAATGTCATTAATGCGATGCGAAAATCCTCAAAACTAATTATTGCAAGAATCCACGGAAAAGCCGTTGGTGGAGGAGTGGGAATTGCGTGTGCGGCAGATTATACCTTTGCAACAGAAAATGCTTCTGTAAAACTAAGTGAATTGGCTGTTGGAATTGGACCTTTCGTGATTGGACCAGTTGTGGAAAAGAAAATTGGTACTTCATCTTTTGCACAATTAGCAATCAATGCAACCGAATTTTATTCTGCGGAATGGGCACAAGAAAAAAGTATGTATCAGGATGTTTATGAAACGCCAGAGGAAATGGATGCGGAAATTCAAATTCTGGCTGAGAAATTAGCAAACTCAAATCCGGAAGCAATGTCTCAACTGAAAGAAATCTTCTGGGAAGGAACTGAACATTGGGACGATTTATTAGCAGAACGAGCTGGAATCAGCGGTAATTTGGTTCTGTCGGATTTTACTGTGAATGCGATTAATAGTTTTAAGAATAAATAA
- a CDS encoding T9SS type A sorting domain-containing protein, with the protein MKTIFTLFAVIISFTISAQAINIPDVNFKAYLVENPEINTNGDDEIQVSEANSFIGKIDCQGKNISDLKGIEHFTELTALNCSSNKLTQLDLSKNLMLNTMECTFNQLTALDISKNQLLKQLICVGNELENLDLSKNMPLNYVNCAVNKLTTLDISKNINLNFLDASVNMLSELDVTKNTFLYFLHFSSNQIHNIDVSNNLMLNDLNCSANPISNLNLQNNLGLTSLSCSNSLVTNFDISKNIQLKYFSSTFNNLEALDLSKNTKLETIDCRYNYLTTLDTSNHSFLRDLYISGNQFSTFDLSNNLNLEQLHCDNNKFVNLDLSKNLNLKVLWCSENQMKNLDLSKNVKLTNIDLEKNNLTSLNLKNNHNSLIFPAYEYSYRAFSTLNNPELKCIQVDDINYSNTYWLNKDSWTNFNTNCSLSVNDIKKSTIQIYPNPVKDKFIINTNDKIETIEIYSQTGQLLKTSKSTEVDLSNLPKGNYLVKIKTDKDNITQKIIKE; encoded by the coding sequence ATGAAGACCATCTTTACATTATTTGCTGTAATAATATCATTTACTATTTCTGCACAAGCCATCAATATTCCTGATGTCAATTTCAAAGCTTACCTGGTTGAAAACCCAGAAATCAATACCAATGGTGATGATGAGATCCAGGTTTCTGAGGCTAATAGCTTTATTGGTAAGATTGATTGTCAAGGCAAAAATATCTCTGACTTAAAAGGAATTGAACACTTCACAGAACTGACAGCACTCAACTGTTCATCTAATAAACTCACGCAACTGGATTTATCAAAAAATTTAATGCTTAATACTATGGAGTGTACGTTTAATCAATTGACCGCTCTGGATATTTCAAAAAATCAATTATTAAAGCAATTAATATGCGTAGGTAACGAGTTAGAAAATCTAGACTTGTCAAAAAATATGCCGCTAAACTATGTAAACTGTGCAGTCAATAAATTAACAACTTTAGATATATCGAAAAACATCAATTTAAACTTTTTAGACGCTTCTGTCAATATGCTTTCTGAGCTGGATGTCACTAAGAACACCTTTTTATACTTTCTTCACTTCAGTAGTAATCAGATTCATAATATAGATGTATCAAACAATTTAATGTTAAATGATCTGAACTGCTCAGCAAATCCCATTTCTAATTTGAATCTTCAAAATAATCTTGGTCTAACAAGTCTTTCTTGCTCCAACAGTCTCGTGACTAATTTTGACATTTCTAAAAATATTCAGCTAAAATATTTTTCAAGTACATTTAATAATTTGGAAGCACTTGATCTCTCAAAGAACACCAAATTAGAAACAATAGACTGTAGATATAACTACTTAACTACTTTGGATACGTCAAACCATAGTTTTCTAAGAGATTTATATATTTCGGGAAATCAATTCTCAACATTTGACTTGTCAAACAATTTAAATTTAGAACAGCTACACTGTGACAACAATAAATTCGTCAACCTTGATTTGTCTAAAAATTTAAATCTTAAAGTACTCTGGTGTTCTGAGAATCAAATGAAAAATCTAGATCTCTCAAAAAATGTAAAATTGACTAATATTGATTTAGAAAAAAATAATTTAACAAGTCTGAACCTTAAGAATAATCATAATTCTCTTATTTTTCCAGCTTATGAATACAGTTACAGAGCATTTAGTACCCTTAACAATCCTGAGCTAAAATGTATTCAAGTTGATGATATTAATTATTCCAATACCTATTGGTTAAATAAAGACAGCTGGACGAATTTTAACACGAACTGTAGCCTGTCAGTAAATGATATTAAAAAATCAACAATTCAAATCTACCCAAATCCTGTAAAAGATAAATTCATTATCAATACCAACGATAAAATAGAAACTATTGAAATCTATTCTCAGACAGGACAACTTTTGAAAACTTCAAAATCAACAGAAGTCGATCTTTCTAATTTGCCAAAAGGAAACTATCTAGTGAAAATCAAGACTGATAAAGATAATATTACCCAGAAAATTATTAAAGAATAA
- a CDS encoding phage tail protein encodes MEEYIGIIKLFAGNFAPRGYLLCDGQILNIQQYTALFSILGTNYGGNGQTTFALPDLRQKFPIGTNNTTGIGVIGGNKTVTIGTQNLPNLSLNLRVSNTDSTASVPASDSFLSIPGSVSGRDFIPSLGFSNAATPNLVTMNPQSVTLSSTNTPIDITPPSVALNYIICVEGIYPSRP; translated from the coding sequence ATGGAAGAGTACATTGGAATCATCAAGTTATTTGCAGGTAATTTTGCACCTAGAGGCTATTTGCTTTGTGATGGTCAGATATTAAACATACAGCAGTATACAGCATTATTTTCAATTTTAGGTACAAACTATGGTGGTAATGGTCAGACAACGTTTGCACTTCCTGATCTGAGACAAAAATTTCCAATAGGTACAAATAATACAACGGGAATAGGCGTTATCGGAGGTAATAAAACAGTTACCATTGGGACGCAGAATTTGCCTAACCTTAGTCTAAACCTAAGAGTTAGTAATACAGATTCAACAGCATCAGTTCCTGCTTCCGATAGTTTTTTATCCATCCCAGGATCTGTTAGCGGAAGAGATTTTATCCCATCTCTAGGATTTTCTAATGCTGCTACTCCAAATCTTGTGACAATGAATCCTCAATCTGTCACTTTGAGTTCCACTAATACACCAATCGATATTACACCGCCATCTGTTGCGTTGAATTATATTATTTGCGTTGAAGGAATCTATCCATCTCGCCCCTAA
- a CDS encoding response regulator transcription factor has translation MSEKIKIVLVDDEQLILEGVKMLLSTKENLSVDFMATSGAEILAHLETLEEDSFPDIAMVDVQMKPMDGFELVEILKKNYPNLKIIILSSHYKSSVLGYMIKLGVSAFLPKNSSKTVFIEAIEAVNKNGMYFTKEDHQMLGTYLNSPARKKSLFDNEETLTAREIDVVKLICQEKTNQQIADTLFLSPRTVESHRQRILDKIGAKNTVGIVIYAVVNDIYSVPIKL, from the coding sequence ATGAGTGAAAAAATCAAAATAGTTCTTGTTGATGATGAACAGCTGATTCTGGAAGGTGTGAAAATGCTGCTTTCTACTAAAGAGAATCTTTCCGTGGATTTTATGGCAACAAGTGGCGCAGAAATATTAGCCCATTTGGAAACACTTGAAGAAGATAGTTTTCCGGACATTGCGATGGTAGATGTTCAGATGAAACCAATGGATGGTTTTGAGTTGGTAGAAATTCTGAAAAAAAATTATCCCAATCTTAAAATCATTATTCTTTCTTCCCATTATAAAAGCAGTGTTTTGGGCTACATGATAAAATTAGGTGTTTCAGCTTTTCTTCCAAAGAATTCCAGTAAAACGGTTTTTATAGAGGCTATAGAAGCTGTTAACAAGAATGGGATGTACTTCACAAAAGAAGATCATCAGATGTTAGGCACTTATCTTAATTCCCCTGCGCGCAAAAAGTCGCTTTTCGATAACGAAGAAACATTAACCGCTCGTGAAATAGATGTGGTGAAACTAATTTGTCAGGAAAAAACCAACCAACAAATTGCAGACACTCTTTTCCTAAGTCCCAGAACTGTAGAAAGTCACCGCCAAAGAATTCTTGATAAAATTGGAGCGAAAAATACTGTTGGAATTGTTATTTATGCGGTTGTCAACGACATCTATTCAGTTCCTATTAAACTTTAA
- a CDS encoding sensor histidine kinase, whose protein sequence is MLLAYKSFIQRIIQEKDLQFEAEMEHQKELTLENIKGQEDERKRIAVSVHDDIGNRLNILSLWLNNLEPENQEASKKVITSQITELIDSTRNISHSLYPVNLEKLGLVLYLQELVTNLSHNINLILNIDYKYEKKDNFSEVQIYRVIQEFTTNVIKHSNADEVIVYIRNHEKYLTMILSDNGQSFDYSKASKGMGLKNIESRITSVKGFYKWKNTIGKGSRLIINIPN, encoded by the coding sequence ATGCTATTAGCTTACAAAAGCTTTATCCAAAGAATTATTCAGGAAAAAGATCTGCAATTTGAAGCAGAGATGGAACATCAAAAAGAACTGACATTAGAAAATATCAAAGGACAAGAGGATGAAAGAAAAAGAATAGCAGTTTCTGTCCACGATGATATTGGAAATCGTTTGAATATCCTTTCTCTTTGGCTCAATAACCTGGAACCGGAAAACCAAGAAGCTTCCAAAAAAGTGATTACCTCACAGATTACTGAACTGATAGATTCAACAAGAAATATTTCTCACTCACTTTATCCTGTGAATTTGGAAAAATTGGGACTGGTTTTGTATTTACAGGAATTGGTAACCAATCTGTCTCATAACATTAATCTAATATTGAATATTGATTACAAGTATGAAAAGAAAGATAATTTCTCAGAAGTTCAGATTTACAGAGTCATTCAGGAATTTACAACCAATGTTATCAAACATTCTAATGCTGATGAAGTGATTGTTTATATCAGAAATCATGAAAAATATCTGACGATGATTTTGTCTGATAACGGACAAAGTTTTGATTATAGCAAAGCCAGCAAGGGAATGGGACTTAAAAACATAGAGTCCAGGATAACTTCTGTGAAAGGTTTCTACAAATGGAAAAACACAATTGGAAAAGGAAGCCGTTTAATTATTAATATTCCTAATTAA
- a CDS encoding type B 50S ribosomal protein L31: protein MKQGIHPENYRLVVFKDMSNDEMFLCKSTADTKDTIEFEGTEYPLIKMEISSTSHPFYTGKTKLVDTAGRVDKFMNKYKKFAK from the coding sequence ATGAAACAAGGCATACACCCAGAAAATTATAGATTGGTAGTTTTCAAAGATATGAGCAACGACGAGATGTTCCTTTGCAAATCTACTGCTGATACAAAAGATACTATTGAGTTCGAAGGAACTGAATATCCATTAATCAAAATGGAAATTTCTTCTACTTCTCACCCTTTCTACACAGGTAAAACTAAATTAGTTGATACTGCTGGTAGAGTTGATAAGTTTATGAACAAATACAAAAAATTCGCTAAGTAA
- a CDS encoding GlmU family protein: protein MQLVFSDAQYWEDFLPLTFTRPVAEMRMGILTFSERWKNLLDIDEVFYITENYLQDKFKKPEPKQSLFIVPNFFPSDEVLKQIKELQPGEALVYENEVLVANINMENFSLNQINKMTDIHEKLFFIEKPTDIFSYNDKAIDYDFKLLTEGRASQELSSTNGFIGDSENLFIEEGAVIEFSTLNCKTGKIYIGKNAEIMEGSNIRGSLALCEDSKINLGTKLYGGTTIGPHSKVGGEVNNIVIFGYTNKGHDGFVGNSVIGEWCNLGADTNSSNLKNNYASVKLWNYKKKRFLDTGLQFCGLIMGDHSKTAINTQLNTGTVVGVAANIFKSGFPPNLVDSFSWGGMKGDEKFKLEKSYEVAEKAMERRKIAITETDKDILKYIYNEF from the coding sequence ATGCAATTAGTATTTTCCGACGCACAATATTGGGAAGATTTTCTTCCACTCACTTTTACAAGACCAGTTGCAGAAATGCGAATGGGAATCCTGACTTTCTCCGAAAGATGGAAAAATTTGCTTGATATTGATGAGGTTTTCTACATTACAGAAAATTATCTTCAGGACAAATTCAAAAAGCCAGAACCAAAACAAAGTTTGTTTATTGTTCCGAATTTCTTCCCGTCTGATGAGGTTTTGAAACAAATCAAGGAATTGCAGCCTGGCGAAGCTCTGGTTTATGAAAACGAAGTTTTGGTTGCCAACATCAATATGGAGAATTTCTCATTGAATCAAATCAATAAAATGACAGATATTCACGAGAAATTGTTTTTCATCGAGAAACCAACCGACATCTTTTCTTATAATGATAAAGCCATCGATTATGATTTCAAATTATTGACGGAAGGTAGAGCTTCTCAGGAATTGTCTTCAACTAATGGTTTTATAGGCGACAGCGAAAATCTATTCATAGAAGAAGGTGCTGTAATAGAATTCTCAACACTCAATTGCAAAACCGGAAAAATCTACATCGGAAAAAATGCCGAGATTATGGAAGGTTCTAATATCCGTGGTTCACTAGCACTTTGCGAAGATTCTAAAATTAATCTGGGAACCAAACTTTATGGCGGAACCACGATTGGTCCACATTCAAAAGTTGGTGGAGAAGTTAATAATATTGTGATTTTCGGATATACAAACAAAGGCCACGATGGTTTTGTTGGTAATTCTGTGATTGGAGAATGGTGTAATCTGGGTGCGGATACCAATTCGTCAAACCTAAAAAATAATTACGCTTCGGTAAAACTTTGGAATTACAAAAAGAAAAGATTCCTCGATACAGGTTTGCAATTTTGCGGATTGATAATGGGCGACCATTCCAAAACAGCTATCAATACACAGCTGAATACAGGAACGGTTGTTGGTGTTGCAGCTAATATTTTCAAGTCTGGTTTTCCGCCAAACTTGGTTGATAGTTTTTCTTGGGGCGGAATGAAAGGCGATGAGAAATTCAAGCTGGAAAAATCTTATGAGGTTGCAGAAAAAGCAATGGAACGTAGAAAAATCGCAATAACCGAAACGGATAAAGATATTCTGAAGTACATCTATAATGAGTTTTAA